The following are encoded in a window of Amaranthus tricolor cultivar Red isolate AtriRed21 chromosome 2, ASM2621246v1, whole genome shotgun sequence genomic DNA:
- the LOC130806545 gene encoding uncharacterized CRM domain-containing protein At3g25440, chloroplastic isoform X1 has product MWKRAISSSSSNLLLSFFIRYNNGVFSFLPRISLPNIPCSFPSVLPKVFVQDPPFGPLLQIYSTAGRGFHSSMSLDRAINDSIKQSESSSTTPDASTKVKRKKLKGKRAVVRWLKHFRWKKKKELQRMTAEEKILYKLKKAHKKEERLIKSLKKLEPKEWSEAIHDPEILTPEEHFYYLKMGLKCKNYVPVGRRGIYQGVILNMHLHWKKHQTLQVIVKTFTPQEVKEIAAELARLTGGIVLDIHDENTIIMYRGKNYMQPPTEIMSPRVTLPRKKALDKSKYRDSLRAVRRYIPRLEQELELLKVQTGNKEDHALEKAENDIGSPALPVSESVPSDKLRELMDQYDRTMEGDDPFSDTSMNSDSEDLSDMFETDSDSAENVEQSLYLNEFDKIPAKNSDPGKFVEDLCRMSLDSKKDELTSENADMADFDEIDQVFLQAAELLKKKKRR; this is encoded by the exons atgTGGAAGAGGGCaatttcctcttcttcttctaacTTGCTATTGAGTTTCTTCATCAGATACAACAATGGtgtcttttcttttcttccGAGAATTTCTCTTCCCAATATACCTTG TAGCTTCCCCAGTGTTCTGCCCAAGGTTTTCGTACAAGACCCTCCTTTTGGTCCACTCCTTCAAATCTACTCTACTGCAGGCCGAGGATTTCACAGTAGCATGTCTTTAGACAGAGCTATAAATGACAGCATAAAGCAATCTGAGAGTAGCTCTACTACGCcggatgcatctactaaagtaAAGAGGAAAAAACTGAAGGGAAAAAGAGCGGTTGTAAGGTGGCTAAAGCACTTTAGATGGAAGAAAAAGAAGGAGCTTCAGAGGATGACTGCTGAAGAGAAGATCTTATACAAGCTGAAAAAG GCTCACAAGAAAGAAGAAAGACTTATTAAGTCACTGAAGAAGTTAGAACCGAAAGAGTGGTCCGAGGCAATTCATGATCCTGAGATATTGACTCCAGAGGAGCACTTTTACTATCTAAAGATGGGCCTCAAATGCAAGAACTATGTCCCTGTAGGTAGAAGAGGGATATACCAAGGTGTAATCCTCAACATGCATTTGCATTGGAAGAAACACCAAACGTTGCAAGTAATTGTAAAAACATTTACTCCTCAAGAAGTGAAGGAGATAGCTGCAGAACTAGCGAGATTGACAGGTGGGATTGTACTTGACATTCATGATGAGAACACAATAATCATGTATAGGGGAAAGAACTACATGCAACCACCGACAGAGATAATGTCACCACGTGTTACCTTACCTAGGAAGAAG GCATTGGATAAATCAAAGTATAGAGATTCCTTGCGAGCTGTTAGAAGATATATTCCAAGGCTTGAACAGGAACTTGAGTTACTTAAAGTTCAAACTGGAAACAAAGAGGATCATGCCCTTGAGAAAGCTGAAAATGACATTGGCTCTCCTGCCTTGCCGGTCTCGGAATCAGTCCCTTCAGATAAGTTAAGAGAACTAATGGATCAATATGATAGAACTATGGAGGGAGATGATCCATTTTCAGATACTAGCATGAACTCAGATTCAGAAGATTTATCTGACATGTTTGAAACAGATTCAGATAGTGCAGAAAACGTAGAACAATCTCTATACTTGAATGAGTTTGATAAGATTCCAGCTAAGAATTCAGATCCAGGAAAATTTGTTGAAGATTTATGTCGAATGTCATTAGACTCAAAAAAGGACGAGTTGACAAGTGAGAATGCTGATATGGCCGATTTTGATGAAATCGACCAAGTGTTTTTACAAGCAGCTGAACttttgaagaaaaagaagaggcGATGA
- the LOC130806545 gene encoding uncharacterized CRM domain-containing protein At3g25440, chloroplastic isoform X2 encodes MWKRAISSSSSNLLLSFFIRYNNGVFSFLPRISLPNIPCFPSVLPKVFVQDPPFGPLLQIYSTAGRGFHSSMSLDRAINDSIKQSESSSTTPDASTKVKRKKLKGKRAVVRWLKHFRWKKKKELQRMTAEEKILYKLKKAHKKEERLIKSLKKLEPKEWSEAIHDPEILTPEEHFYYLKMGLKCKNYVPVGRRGIYQGVILNMHLHWKKHQTLQVIVKTFTPQEVKEIAAELARLTGGIVLDIHDENTIIMYRGKNYMQPPTEIMSPRVTLPRKKALDKSKYRDSLRAVRRYIPRLEQELELLKVQTGNKEDHALEKAENDIGSPALPVSESVPSDKLRELMDQYDRTMEGDDPFSDTSMNSDSEDLSDMFETDSDSAENVEQSLYLNEFDKIPAKNSDPGKFVEDLCRMSLDSKKDELTSENADMADFDEIDQVFLQAAELLKKKKRR; translated from the exons atgTGGAAGAGGGCaatttcctcttcttcttctaacTTGCTATTGAGTTTCTTCATCAGATACAACAATGGtgtcttttcttttcttccGAGAATTTCTCTTCCCAATATACCTTG CTTCCCCAGTGTTCTGCCCAAGGTTTTCGTACAAGACCCTCCTTTTGGTCCACTCCTTCAAATCTACTCTACTGCAGGCCGAGGATTTCACAGTAGCATGTCTTTAGACAGAGCTATAAATGACAGCATAAAGCAATCTGAGAGTAGCTCTACTACGCcggatgcatctactaaagtaAAGAGGAAAAAACTGAAGGGAAAAAGAGCGGTTGTAAGGTGGCTAAAGCACTTTAGATGGAAGAAAAAGAAGGAGCTTCAGAGGATGACTGCTGAAGAGAAGATCTTATACAAGCTGAAAAAG GCTCACAAGAAAGAAGAAAGACTTATTAAGTCACTGAAGAAGTTAGAACCGAAAGAGTGGTCCGAGGCAATTCATGATCCTGAGATATTGACTCCAGAGGAGCACTTTTACTATCTAAAGATGGGCCTCAAATGCAAGAACTATGTCCCTGTAGGTAGAAGAGGGATATACCAAGGTGTAATCCTCAACATGCATTTGCATTGGAAGAAACACCAAACGTTGCAAGTAATTGTAAAAACATTTACTCCTCAAGAAGTGAAGGAGATAGCTGCAGAACTAGCGAGATTGACAGGTGGGATTGTACTTGACATTCATGATGAGAACACAATAATCATGTATAGGGGAAAGAACTACATGCAACCACCGACAGAGATAATGTCACCACGTGTTACCTTACCTAGGAAGAAG GCATTGGATAAATCAAAGTATAGAGATTCCTTGCGAGCTGTTAGAAGATATATTCCAAGGCTTGAACAGGAACTTGAGTTACTTAAAGTTCAAACTGGAAACAAAGAGGATCATGCCCTTGAGAAAGCTGAAAATGACATTGGCTCTCCTGCCTTGCCGGTCTCGGAATCAGTCCCTTCAGATAAGTTAAGAGAACTAATGGATCAATATGATAGAACTATGGAGGGAGATGATCCATTTTCAGATACTAGCATGAACTCAGATTCAGAAGATTTATCTGACATGTTTGAAACAGATTCAGATAGTGCAGAAAACGTAGAACAATCTCTATACTTGAATGAGTTTGATAAGATTCCAGCTAAGAATTCAGATCCAGGAAAATTTGTTGAAGATTTATGTCGAATGTCATTAGACTCAAAAAAGGACGAGTTGACAAGTGAGAATGCTGATATGGCCGATTTTGATGAAATCGACCAAGTGTTTTTACAAGCAGCTGAACttttgaagaaaaagaagaggcGATGA
- the LOC130805328 gene encoding pentatricopeptide repeat-containing protein At3g14730: MLQLNRICKIFSVLVACMRHSSPVLRFAYISTLQPFQPNVCTLPGCITFLKLFAQSSNLFKGKELHSWMLKHNFLASPLSITSLINMYSKCNHMPYALSVFLTSENIHNVYIYNAIISGFVGNNFNKEGFELYLNMRHLGVHPDKFTFPCVIKGCSDVVEIKKIHALLFKFGLKLDVFIGSAVVNRYLKFRAMSEACSVFDELSLSDVTIWNAMINGYVHIEESEMALKTFRRMNKDGVVPNDYTATGVLSALTMSADIYNGCAVHGFVIKKGYDSVVSVSNALMDMYGKCKNIVNSTKIFQLMSVKDIFAWNTLINVHGYHGDLHGMLEVFRKMLDVRCRPDLVTFTTVLPAFSQLAALLHIKEIHRFMIVNGFVSCSDVNVHDYLLVYNSLMDVYVKCGYMGYAYRVFEKMNFRDVASWNIMIMGFGMHGQGSEALSMFDSMCRENIAPDVVTFIGILSACNHAGFLSQGREYLSQMETAYGLVPTIEHYACVVDMLGRAGMLDEAYELLLTMPIKSNAVVWRSFLAACRLHGNSHLAEIAANHMFELDSEHCGSYVLMSNIYGATGLHDSVSGIRSAMKGQSIKKKPAYSWI; encoded by the coding sequence ATGCTGCAGCTGAATAGAATATGCAAAATTTTCTCGGTTCTTGTTGCTTGCATGAGGCATTCATCCCCTGTTCTACGTTTTGCCTATATTTCCACTCTCCAGCCTTTCCAACCAAATGTTTGCACCCTTCCTGGTTGTATAACCTTCTTAAAATTGTTTGCTCAGAGCTCCAATCTGTTTAAAGGCAAAGAACTACATTCATGGATGCTCAAACACAACTTTCTGGCCTCTCCATTATCCATTACAAGCCTTATCAACATGTATTCAAAGTGCAATCACATGCCCTATGCTTTATCAGTCTTTCTAACGTCTGAAAATATTCATAATGTTTATATTTACAATGCAATCATTTCTGGGTTTGTTGGCAATAACTTCAACAAGGAAGGTTTTGAGCTCTATTTGAATATGAGACATCTAGGTGTACATCCAGACAAGTTCACTTTTCCTTGTGTAATTAAGGGGTGCTCAGACGTTGTAGAAATTAAAAAGATTCATGCTTTATTGTTTAAGTTTGGGTTGAAATTAGATGTATTCATAGGCAGTGCTGTGGTAAACCGTTATTTAAAATTCAGGGCCATGAGTGAAGCATGCAGTGTGTTTGATGAGTTATCTTTGAGCGATGTTACAATTTGGAATGCTATGATCAATGGCTATGTTCATATTGAGGAATCTGAAATGGCCTTGAAAACATTTAGGAGGATGAACAAAGATGGTGTCGTGCCGAATGACTACACCGCTACAGGGGTATTATCAGCTTTGACTATGAGTGCGGACATTTACAATGGATGTGCAGTGCATGGATTTGTGATAAAAAAGGGTTATGATTCAGTTGTTTCGGTTTCAAATGCACTGATGGACATGTATGGAAAATGTAAAAACATTGTCAATTCCACCAAAATCTTTCAGTTAATGTCAGTGAAGGACATATTCGCATGGAACACTCTTATAAATGTCCATGGATATCATGGTGACCTTCATGGAATGTTGGAGGTCTTTCGTAAGATGTTAGATGTGAGATGTAGACCTGATTTGGTAACTTTTACAACAGTACTTCCTGCTTTCTCCCAGTTGGCTGCTTTGTTGCATATTAAGGAGATTCATAGGTTCATGATTGTTAATGGGTTTGTAAGTTGTAGTGATGTGAATGTTCATGACTACTTGCTTGTATACAATTCTCTTATGGATGTGTATGTGAAATGTGGTTATATGGGGTATGCATACAGGGTTTTTGAAAAGATGAATTTCAGAGATGTGGCATCATGGAACATTATGATCATGGGATTTGGCATGCATGGTCAAGGAAGCGAGGCACTGTCTATGTTTGACTCTATGTGTAGGGAAAACATTGCACCTGATGTAGTTACATTTATTGGTATTCTGTCAGCATGCAATCATGCAGGCTTTTTGAGTCAGGGCCGCGAATACCTATCACAGATGGAGACTGCATATGGTTTGGTTCCAACTATTGAGCATTATGCCTGTGTGGTTGACATGCTTGGAAGGGCAGGGATGCTAGATGAGGCTTATGAATTGTTACTGACGATGCCCATCAAGAGTAATGCTGTTGTGTGGAGGTCTTTCTTAGCAGCATGTAGGCTACACGGGAATTCTCATCTTGCTGAGATTGCTGCGAATCACATGTTTGAACTTGATTCGGAACACTGTGGGAGTTATGTATTGATGTCTAATATATATGGAGCAACTGGACTACATGATTCAGTGTCAGGCATAAGATCAGCAATGAAGGGGCAAAGCATTAAAAAGAAACCTGCTTATAGCTGGATATAG
- the LOC130805738 gene encoding probable disease resistance protein At1g52660, with amino-acid sequence MAMIIQNWMIGDTTIDDELQLLRSKKQGLCALVDDLNIQLEADEMQPGKKRKRVVGNWLKNVEELLIEVQYFDQDVERGLFSSTKKLKREVLSLEREMEDLMEQGKFPGGLTLDDHACSSVPLVTTNLKAKLFEENMKMILSWLLNEDLCRIGVYGLGGVGKTTLAKHIHNKLLEGAKTSMHIYWVTVSQENTIATLQNKIAKAAKVEHILLQDDDDTKRAANLYAALKKRKKVVLFLDDMWKNFEVEKVGIPVGKDECRRNNWTRDTPF; translated from the coding sequence ATGGCAATGATAATTCAAAATTGGATGATTGGTGATACCACTATCGATGATGAGTTACAGCTTTTGAGAAGTAAAAAACAAGGTTTGTGTGCACTAGTGGATGATCTAAACATCCAGCTTGAGGCTGACGAAATGCAGCCTGGCAAGAAACGCAAGAGGGTAGTGGGAAATTGGTTAAAGAATGTGGAGGAATTGCTCATCGAAGTGCAATATTTCGACCAAGATGTTGAAAGGGGTTTATTTTCTTCAACTAAGAAGTTGAAGAGAGAAGTTTTGAGCCTTGAACGAGAGATGGAAGATCTAATGGAGCAAGGAAAATTTCCTGGTGGACTTACGTTAGATGATCATGCATGCTCAAGTGTGCCACTAGTGACAACAAATTTGAAAGCTAAGTTATTTGAAGAAAATATGAAGATGATCTTGTCATGGTTGTTAAATGAAGATTTGTGTAGAATTGGAGTTTACGGTCTAGGAGGTGTTGGTAAAACAACACTAGCAAAACATATTCATAATAAGCTTCTTGAAGGTGCTAAAACTTCTATGCATATTTATTGGGTGACTGTATCCCAAGAAAATACTATAGCTACTCTACAGAATAAAATTGCAAAAGCTGCAAAAGTTGAACACATTTTGCTTCAAGATGACGATGATACTAAAAGAGCTGCAAACTTATATGCTGCattgaagaagaggaagaaagtAGTGCTTTTCCTTGATGATATGTGGAAGAACTTTGAGGTAGAGAAGGTTGGAATTCCTGTTGGAAAAGATGAATGCAGGAGAAACAACTGGACAAGGGATACACCATTTTGA